The following coding sequences are from one Polyodon spathula isolate WHYD16114869_AA chromosome 7, ASM1765450v1, whole genome shotgun sequence window:
- the LOC121317918 gene encoding NADH dehydrogenase [ubiquinone] 1 alpha subcomplex subunit 1-like, translating into MWYEILPGLAIMTVCMVIPGVATAQIHKFTNGGKEKRIARYPYQWYLMERDKRISGHGVHHKSKGLENID; encoded by the exons ATGTGGTATGAAATCCTGCCCGGTCTTGCCATTATGACAGTCTGTATGGTGATCCCTGGAGTCGCCACGGCTCAGATTCACAAGTTCACAAACGGGGGCAAG GAGAAGAGAATTGCTCGGTACCCGTACCAGTGGTACCTGATGGAGAGAGATAAGAGAATATCTGGGCATGGCGTGCATCACAAATCAAAG ggactggaaaACATTGACTGA